One stretch of Chryseobacterium sp. LJ668 DNA includes these proteins:
- a CDS encoding T9SS type A sorting domain-containing protein — translation MRTKLFFVLFAISFSNFYHTQSNFPYEREWGSYVGATGTYLGDFNFPKIAFFTDTQSNLYVNGKTSPLGYSTSYYNQFVNGAGNPFNSTSENLYSAKFSTSGQMLKGSYDGITNSFERTLGIDSSDNKYTLKIIPGQVTGLATAGVWLTQNTDPLNTSTSILTKYDINNNVIWATYIPNHNNNSYLNLRIDTNQNVYLLGQTQSNIAGLGTPGVMQESFVNYFAAGSQASNSYLVKLNSSGQKIWGTFSAAGIRDYKIYNNEIYMVTNYSPIIPGNFDGIGTFQPNLASTDIIFKLNANTGQKIWSTFYGPPINQSFAGDGINGIEVNETGIYVSGQTGNINHSTYFATAGAFKSQLTGERDLFLSKFDFSGNRIWSTYFGSNGKETCLGRDNITVLGNRIIITGNQVGAVNNISTTGAFLTTIPNTNTSPLDSNMFFTEFDTNGNRLWTSYYGSTGNNFFGEYLNAKLLNNGSLVLWGTTGSLSNIGTEGASFQFVQNPLLYQPYGFITKFNLKDQLGTTDLDNEDDLQLYDNPNNGNFSMSGNILEKQKASLSVFDMSGKLIHQASFEKKKTNQFNLDNKLIKGNYLLEVVSEKGEKMKVFKMTVK, via the coding sequence ATGAGAACAAAACTATTTTTTGTATTATTTGCAATTAGCTTTAGCAATTTTTATCATACGCAGTCTAATTTTCCATATGAGAGAGAGTGGGGAAGTTATGTAGGAGCAACAGGAACTTATCTGGGTGATTTTAATTTTCCTAAAATTGCTTTTTTTACAGATACTCAAAGTAATCTTTATGTGAATGGAAAGACATCACCTCTTGGATATTCAACATCATATTATAATCAGTTTGTGAATGGAGCTGGAAATCCATTCAACTCAACATCAGAAAATTTGTATTCGGCAAAGTTCTCTACAAGTGGTCAAATGTTAAAAGGCAGTTATGATGGAATAACAAATAGTTTTGAAAGAACACTCGGCATCGATTCATCAGATAATAAATATACTTTAAAAATTATTCCTGGGCAGGTAACAGGTCTTGCAACTGCTGGTGTGTGGCTCACGCAAAATACAGATCCGTTAAATACCTCGACAAGTATTCTTACCAAGTACGATATCAATAATAATGTAATATGGGCAACATATATCCCAAATCACAACAATAATTCTTATTTAAATCTGAGAATAGATACCAATCAAAATGTTTATTTACTAGGACAAACACAATCAAATATAGCAGGTTTGGGAACTCCGGGAGTGATGCAGGAAAGTTTTGTAAACTATTTTGCCGCAGGTTCTCAGGCGAGTAATTCTTACCTGGTGAAGCTCAATTCATCTGGTCAAAAAATTTGGGGTACATTCTCAGCTGCTGGAATTAGAGACTATAAGATTTATAATAATGAAATTTATATGGTGACAAACTATTCACCAATAATACCGGGCAATTTTGACGGTATCGGTACTTTTCAGCCCAATTTAGCGTCAACGGACATAATTTTTAAATTAAACGCTAATACAGGTCAAAAGATATGGAGTACTTTCTATGGTCCGCCGATCAATCAATCATTTGCTGGTGATGGTATTAATGGTATAGAGGTTAATGAAACAGGTATATATGTAAGCGGACAGACGGGAAATATTAATCATTCTACTTATTTTGCAACTGCAGGTGCATTTAAAAGCCAATTAACAGGTGAACGAGATTTATTTTTAAGCAAATTTGATTTTTCCGGTAATCGTATTTGGAGTACATATTTTGGTAGTAATGGCAAAGAAACTTGTTTAGGGAGAGATAATATTACAGTTTTAGGAAATAGAATTATCATTACAGGGAATCAAGTTGGTGCAGTAAATAATATATCTACCACAGGAGCATTCCTCACTACAATTCCGAATACGAACACTTCTCCACTAGATTCAAATATGTTTTTTACAGAGTTTGATACCAATGGAAACAGATTATGGACGTCCTATTACGGAAGTACAGGAAATAATTTTTTTGGTGAATACCTCAATGCTAAATTGTTAAATAACGGATCGTTAGTTTTATGGGGAACTACAGGTTCGCTCAGCAATATAGGTACAGAAGGTGCCTCATTTCAGTTTGTACAAAATCCTTTGTTATATCAACCTTATGGTTTTATAACAAAATTTAATTTGAAAGATCAGTTAGGAACAACAGATTTAGATAATGAAGATGATCTGCAGCTTTATGACAATCCAAACAATGGCAACTTCAGCATGTCAGGAAATATTTTAGAAAAGCAGAAAGCAAGTCTTTCTGTGTTTGATATGTCTGGGAAACTGATTCATCAGGCCTCATTTGAAAAGAAGAAAACCAATCAATTTAATTTAGATAATAAATTGATTAAAGGAAATTATCTGCTTGAAGTAGTTTCTGAAAAAGGTGAGAAAATGAAGGTTTTTAAAATGACTGTAAAGTAA
- a CDS encoding endonuclease V — protein sequence MIYAFDTYYYDNFAKTVCISFEDWSSDYEVEIFTEKTPITADYESGAFYKRELPCILSLLEKIQLKSYDIIIIDGYVTLNDDGKFGLGGYLYEALDQKYPIVGIAKNGFSTPDSKRRDVFRGESRTPLYVTAMGTDVDEIRLKVEQMYGSYRIPTLLKKLDQLTREL from the coding sequence ATGATTTACGCCTTCGACACTTATTATTACGACAACTTTGCAAAGACCGTCTGTATTTCGTTTGAAGACTGGAGTTCAGATTATGAGGTTGAAATATTTACAGAGAAAACTCCTATTACAGCAGATTACGAAAGTGGTGCGTTTTACAAAAGAGAACTTCCTTGTATCTTAAGTTTATTGGAAAAGATTCAGCTAAAATCTTACGATATTATCATCATCGATGGATATGTAACCTTGAATGATGACGGAAAATTTGGTTTGGGCGGATATCTTTATGAAGCTTTGGATCAGAAATATCCGATCGTCGGTATTGCCAAAAACGGGTTTTCTACTCCGGATTCAAAACGGAGAGATGTTTTTCGCGGAGAAAGCAGAACTCCGTTATATGTAACAGCGATGGGAACCGATGTGGACGAAATCAGATTAAAAGTCGAACAGATGTACGGATCTTACAGAATACCAACATTGCTGAAAAAACTTGATCAGCTGACAAGAGAATTGTGA
- a CDS encoding VOC family protein, producing the protein MKQNIKSIRPFIGVKNFEESRAFYKDLGFEEIVLEHNFSVFKKHEIAFYLQDYYAKEWIENTMIFVEVEDTEAFYNELLSLNLPGKYETAKLTPIQTMDWGKECFLHDPAGVLWHFGEFFDK; encoded by the coding sequence ATGAAACAAAATATAAAATCAATCCGTCCTTTTATAGGTGTAAAAAATTTTGAGGAAAGCAGGGCATTTTATAAAGATTTAGGTTTTGAAGAAATTGTTCTGGAGCATAATTTTTCTGTTTTTAAAAAACATGAAATTGCTTTTTATTTACAGGATTACTACGCCAAAGAATGGATAGAAAATACCATGATTTTCGTAGAAGTAGAAGATACAGAAGCATTTTACAATGAACTTCTTTCACTCAATCTTCCCGGAAAATATGAAACTGCAAAGCTGACCCCGATTCAAACAATGGATTGGGGGAAAGAATGCTTTCTACATGATCCTGCAGGAGTTTTGTGGCATTTTGGAGAGTTTTTCGATAAATAA
- a CDS encoding GNAT family N-acetyltransferase, whose amino-acid sequence MIIREAKKEDISQIQIVRNSVKENTLSDPNLVTDLDCQEFLTERGKSWVCEIDDKIVGFSIVDLKENNIWALFLHPDFENQGIGRELHHVMLNWYFDQTDKNVWLGTSPNTRAENFYRKAGWKEIGTHGKEIKFEMTFDHWKNTNL is encoded by the coding sequence ATGATTATCAGGGAAGCTAAAAAAGAGGACATTTCGCAGATACAGATTGTAAGAAATTCTGTAAAAGAAAATACTTTATCAGATCCTAATTTGGTTACGGATCTAGATTGTCAAGAATTTCTGACTGAAAGAGGTAAAAGTTGGGTCTGCGAAATTGATGATAAAATCGTTGGATTTTCGATTGTAGATTTAAAAGAAAATAATATTTGGGCTTTGTTTCTTCATCCCGATTTTGAAAATCAGGGAATTGGCAGGGAACTGCATCATGTAATGCTCAACTGGTATTTTGATCAGACCGATAAAAATGTTTGGCTCGGAACGTCACCAAATACAAGAGCAGAAAACTTTTACCGAAAAGCCGGCTGGAAAGAAATAGGAACACACGGTAAAGAAATTAAATTTGAAATGACTTTTGATCATTGGAAAAACACCAACTTATGA
- a CDS encoding M28 family metallopeptidase, with the protein MKKILIPIFSAVVLTSCGTSKMATNSQSTVKNSTSAPFNNDKAFQSAYQNIKLEDLKKNLYVIASDEMGGRDTGSPGQKKAGEYMINFYKGLGVSFPKSLGSYYQKVPAEYMQKRGGSNLPDSENILAFIEGSEKPEEIIVISAHYDHVGTQNGVVYNGADDDGSGTVAVMEIAKAFQSAKKAGNGPKRSILFLHVTGEEHGLFGSEYYSDNPVFPLANTVVDLNIDMIGRDDSENRGKQYVYVIGSEMLSSELKMINEAANKRTVNLELNYKYDDPKDPQRLYYRSDHYNFAKNNIPVAFYFDGIHEDYHKSTDDVEKIDFSMLQKRTQLVFATAWELANRDARIVVDKK; encoded by the coding sequence ATGAAAAAAATTCTTATTCCTATATTTTCAGCTGTTGTTCTCACAAGTTGCGGAACGTCAAAAATGGCTACAAACAGTCAGAGTACGGTTAAAAATTCAACATCAGCACCTTTTAATAATGATAAAGCCTTTCAGTCTGCCTATCAAAACATTAAGCTGGAAGATTTAAAGAAAAACTTATATGTAATTGCCTCAGACGAAATGGGTGGGAGAGACACTGGAAGTCCCGGCCAGAAGAAAGCGGGAGAATATATGATTAATTTTTATAAAGGTCTGGGAGTTTCTTTTCCTAAATCGTTAGGATCCTATTATCAGAAAGTCCCTGCAGAATATATGCAAAAGAGAGGGGGCTCAAATTTACCTGATTCAGAAAATATTTTAGCCTTTATTGAAGGAAGCGAAAAACCTGAAGAAATAATAGTAATCTCCGCACATTACGATCACGTAGGTACACAGAATGGTGTTGTTTATAACGGTGCAGATGATGATGGAAGCGGAACAGTAGCCGTGATGGAAATCGCAAAAGCATTTCAAAGTGCAAAAAAAGCAGGGAACGGACCCAAAAGATCAATTTTATTTCTTCATGTAACCGGTGAAGAGCACGGACTGTTTGGATCTGAGTATTATTCTGATAATCCTGTTTTTCCGTTAGCCAATACGGTTGTGGATTTAAATATCGACATGATCGGTCGTGATGATTCTGAAAACAGGGGCAAACAATATGTTTATGTGATCGGTTCTGAAATGCTGAGTTCTGAACTAAAAATGATTAATGAAGCCGCCAACAAAAGGACCGTTAATTTAGAATTGAACTATAAATATGATGATCCAAAAGATCCGCAGAGACTGTACTACAGATCAGATCATTACAATTTTGCTAAAAATAATATTCCGGTAGCATTCTATTTTGACGGAATTCATGAAGATTATCATAAATCAACTGATGATGTTGAAAAAATAGACTTTTCTATGCTGCAAAAAAGAACACAATTAGTTTTTGCGACCGCTTGGGAATTGGCCAACAGAGACGCAAGAATTGTAGTAGATAAAAAGTAA
- a CDS encoding aminotransferase class I/II-fold pyridoxal phosphate-dependent enzyme, which yields MKKNYGFNDFKFFTEMAELASRHQSYDLSLGLPDFEIDPRLRCFLKESADIISHSYESLAGNFSLIDNILIFNQNRKHSLRLKREEINIVPCSTFALYTSLKSILNPKDEVIVIQPSYYTYAPSIVMNGGIPVYYDLDNDFVVNWEKLQNCISEKTKAIIVNSPQNPTGKMWTAADWEMLYQLIKNQEIYLISEEIYDIYCYDESDHYSPFLHPELKKRTFSIFSFGKMFHSTGWKVSYLLASEELLDDFQAHQQYISYSSNAPCQYAISKYLEVFDPSENRKIMQNKRNIFNELIKDTPLQIEQKAEGSFFQLVNFRNVSKTMTDVEFSKWLTVEKKVSCLPLSAFYHSKQDSDYIRFSFAKKDDVIIQALEHLKKNL from the coding sequence ATGAAAAAAAATTACGGATTTAATGATTTCAAATTTTTTACAGAAATGGCTGAGCTTGCTTCAAGACATCAAAGCTACGATTTATCATTAGGTCTCCCCGATTTTGAAATAGATCCCCGTCTCAGGTGTTTTCTCAAAGAGTCTGCAGACATCATCAGTCACAGCTATGAATCTCTTGCGGGTAACTTCTCGTTGATTGATAATATTTTGATATTCAACCAAAATCGAAAACATAGTCTAAGATTAAAAAGAGAAGAAATTAATATTGTTCCGTGCTCTACTTTTGCATTGTATACTTCTTTAAAATCTATCCTGAATCCTAAAGATGAAGTGATCGTTATCCAGCCGTCTTACTATACTTATGCACCATCAATTGTAATGAATGGTGGTATTCCAGTTTATTATGATCTTGATAATGATTTTGTCGTTAATTGGGAAAAACTTCAAAACTGTATTTCAGAAAAGACAAAAGCAATTATCGTCAATTCGCCCCAGAATCCAACAGGAAAAATGTGGACTGCTGCAGATTGGGAAATGCTGTATCAACTGATTAAAAATCAGGAAATATATTTGATCTCTGAAGAAATTTATGATATTTATTGCTATGATGAATCAGACCATTATAGCCCTTTCCTTCATCCCGAACTCAAAAAAAGAACGTTTTCTATTTTTTCTTTTGGTAAAATGTTTCATTCTACAGGCTGGAAGGTAAGCTATCTATTAGCTTCCGAAGAACTGCTGGATGATTTCCAGGCTCACCAGCAATATATTTCTTACAGCTCCAATGCACCCTGCCAATATGCTATTTCAAAATATCTAGAAGTTTTTGATCCTTCAGAAAACCGTAAAATCATGCAGAATAAAAGAAATATCTTTAATGAATTGATTAAAGATACTCCCTTGCAAATAGAGCAAAAAGCTGAAGGAAGTTTTTTCCAGCTTGTAAATTTCAGAAACGTTTCAAAGACTATGACCGATGTGGAGTTTTCTAAATGGCTGACTGTTGAGAAAAAAGTGTCATGTTTACCGCTATCTGCTTTTTATCACTCAAAACAAGATTCAGACTATATAAGATTTAGTTTTGCAAAAAAAGATGATGTAATTATACAGGCTTTGGAGCATTTAAAAAAAAATCTGTGA